A single genomic interval of Patescibacteria group bacterium harbors:
- a CDS encoding GIY-YIG nuclease family protein, with translation MYYTYILQSQKDKTYYAGSTEDLKQRIKEHNNGRVIYTSSRKPYKLVFYCAFPEKEKAYQFEKYLKTGSGNAFFKKRLV, from the coding sequence ATGTATTATACTTATATCCTTCAAAGCCAGAAAGATAAAACATATTACGCTGGTTCAACAGAAGACCTTAAACAAAGAATTAAAGAACATAACAATGGACGAGTTATTTATACTTCATCAAGAAAACCATATAAATTAGTTTTTTATTGTGCTTTTCCAGAGAAAGAGAAGGCCTATCAATTCGAAAAATATTTAAAAACCGGTTCGGGCAATGCTTTCTTTAAAAAACGATTAGTTTAA
- the smpB gene encoding SsrA-binding protein SmpB, translating into MRQLKRRRQQEKMKALAENRRYSYDYEILETLEAGLVLFGFEAKAIKTGRVSLQGSFVTTKGGEMYLTNALIPPYQPANTPDDYNQLRPRKLLLRKSEISSLIGKLKVKGLTLIPIRLYTRKSKIKLEFGVAKGKRKIDKRESIKKRDIERELGRKIGGR; encoded by the coding sequence ATGAGGCAACTGAAAAGGAGGCGCCAACAAGAAAAAATGAAGGCCTTAGCGGAAAACAGAAGATATAGTTATGATTATGAGATATTGGAGACCCTTGAGGCCGGTTTAGTGCTTTTTGGCTTTGAAGCTAAGGCAATTAAAACCGGCCGAGTTAGTTTACAAGGTTCTTTTGTAACCACAAAGGGCGGAGAAATGTATTTAACCAATGCTCTGATTCCGCCGTACCAGCCAGCCAATACGCCAGATGATTATAACCAGCTCAGGCCGAGAAAACTTTTATTGAGAAAATCAGAAATTAGTTCTCTGATCGGCAAATTAAAGGTAAAAGGGTTGACATTAATTCCAATTCGGCTGTATACTAGGAAAAGTAAGATAAAGTTGGAATTCGGGGTAGCAAAAGGGAAAAGGAAGATTGATAAAAGAGAATCAATTAAGAAGAGAGATATTGAAAGAGAATTAGGAAGGAAGATTGGGGGACGATAG
- the polX gene encoding DNA polymerase/3'-5' exonuclease PolX: protein MINRDIAHILNNISEYLAMDDISFKPRAYEKAATSIEALDESVFDIYKAGGIKALENIPAVGFGIAQKIEEYIKTGKIKEYETLKKKIPVNLEELTAVQGIGPKSVLKLYKELNIRDIKDLEKAIKDKKIRKIEGFGQKSEENMSMSIRFLKNSNSRFPLGYVLYDLRKIEERIEKLSGVKKVLLCGSIRRMKEDVGDADILVAVSSDKIAKDVINYFINMPEVAHIYSHGNTKSSVKLRNHINFDLRVVAEESFGAAAQYFTGSKNHNIELRKIAIKKGLKLNEYGFSKEEEVYETLGLQWIPPELRENAGEIEASQQNKLPKLIGYQDLKGDLQMHSKWSDGQNTIEEMAKKAMAMGLEYIAITDHLRGTLGNLINEKDLLKQWEEIDKLNANYKKRGIKFRILKGGEVEILNNGKLFMRDEILEKLDVVGAAIHTHAKMTKEQMTEIYIKVMKNPNVDIIFHPTGRLIGIRPPREMDIGKIIRAAKETKTVLEIDAYYNRLDLKDEYARIAKNAGVKIAIDSDAHNISHFQYLELGIAQARRGWLEKKDVINAWPVEKMLEMLK, encoded by the coding sequence ATGATTAACAGGGATATAGCTCACATCTTAAATAATATTTCCGAATATCTGGCAATGGATGATATTTCTTTTAAGCCGCGCGCCTATGAAAAGGCGGCAACGAGTATTGAAGCACTTGATGAAAGTGTTTTTGATATTTATAAGGCAGGCGGGATAAAGGCGCTGGAGAATATTCCGGCTGTGGGATTCGGCATTGCCCAAAAAATCGAGGAATACATAAAAACCGGAAAAATAAAAGAATATGAAACACTGAAAAAAAAGATTCCAGTCAATCTTGAAGAATTAACCGCAGTTCAAGGCATTGGTCCGAAGAGCGTATTAAAATTATACAAAGAATTGAATATTAGAGATATAAAAGATTTGGAAAAAGCAATAAAAGACAAAAAAATCAGGAAAATTGAAGGATTCGGCCAGAAAAGCGAGGAAAATATGTCAATGTCCATCCGATTTTTGAAAAACTCTAATAGCAGATTTCCTTTGGGTTATGTTTTATATGATTTAAGAAAAATAGAAGAAAGGATTGAAAAACTGTCCGGAGTCAAAAAAGTATTATTGTGTGGTTCAATAAGAAGAATGAAAGAAGATGTCGGCGACGCAGATATATTGGTAGCAGTATCATCGGATAAAATCGCAAAGGACGTGATAAATTACTTTATTAATATGCCGGAAGTGGCGCATATTTACAGCCATGGTAATACAAAATCATCCGTAAAATTGAGGAATCACATAAATTTTGATTTAAGAGTAGTTGCAGAAGAAAGCTTTGGCGCTGCAGCCCAATATTTTACCGGAAGCAAGAATCATAATATTGAATTAAGAAAAATTGCTATTAAAAAAGGATTAAAATTAAATGAATACGGGTTTTCCAAGGAAGAAGAGGTCTATGAAACTCTGGGACTGCAATGGATTCCGCCGGAATTAAGAGAGAATGCTGGTGAAATTGAAGCCAGTCAACAAAATAAACTGCCCAAATTAATCGGTTACCAAGACCTCAAAGGCGATTTGCAAATGCACTCTAAATGGAGCGATGGGCAAAATACGATTGAAGAAATGGCAAAAAAGGCAATGGCAATGGGATTGGAGTATATCGCGATTACAGACCATCTGCGCGGGACGCTTGGTAATCTGATTAACGAGAAGGATTTATTAAAGCAATGGGAAGAAATAGACAAGCTTAATGCAAATTATAAAAAACGTGGGATTAAATTCAGGATATTAAAAGGCGGAGAAGTAGAAATTTTAAATAATGGGAAATTATTTATGCGAGATGAAATTCTGGAAAAACTTGATGTTGTTGGCGCAGCAATCCATACTCACGCTAAGATGACCAAAGAACAAATGACTGAAATATATATTAAAGTAATGAAAAACCCGAACGTAGATATAATTTTCCATCCCACTGGCCGATTGATAGGCATAAGGCCACCGCGTGAAATGGATATTGGAAAAATTATTCGCGCAGCAAAAGAAACAAAAACAGTTTTAGAAATTGATGCTTATTATAATAGATTGGATTTAAAAGATGAATATGCGAGGATAGCGAAAAATGCCGGAGTGAAGATTGCGATTGATTCTGATGCGCACAATATTTCGCATTTTCAGTATTTGGAATTAGGCATTGCCCAAGCGCGCAGGGGATGGCTGGAGAAAAAAGACGTTATCAATGCCTGGCCAGTAGAGAAAATGTTGGAGATGTTGAAATAA
- a CDS encoding DUF1858 domain-containing protein, producing MKIDEALQKHPKIIAIFMKHGFHCLGCAAANYEDIESGAKVHGIDVDEFIKELNEVIEND from the coding sequence ATGAAAATTGACGAGGCGTTGCAGAAGCATCCAAAAATAATTGCTATTTTTATGAAACATGGATTCCATTGCTTAGGTTGCGCAGCAGCGAATTATGAGGATATTGAGTCCGGAGCAAAAGTTCACGGCATTGATGTTGATGAGTTTATTAAAGAGTTGAATGAAGTAATCGAAAATGATTAA
- a CDS encoding DedA family protein: MEGKKFYFNPAAAGQVMDIEVINNSVLRLLYEHRYIFALLGAILEGNFIMILSGVLFRLGFFDFWALAAVLIGGYFLNGIGWYLIGRIGGNVIVEKFMKRRKFGSKVIDKLELYFQKHSTKTIFLTRITYGISMFTFMIAGSLKMNLKKFLSASFIATIVWVLIMVSLGYGFGVGLQSLSRVTTGITFGLIVVIIILIILVSFSFIAWMRYLARTQFVKDLENHKSPFLSKIGEIITKSFHRKDKNIN, encoded by the coding sequence ATGGAGGGCAAGAAGTTTTATTTTAATCCCGCAGCTGCGGGACAAGTTATGGATATAGAAGTAATCAATAATTCAGTATTAAGGCTTTTATACGAACATCGTTATATCTTTGCCTTATTAGGCGCCATACTTGAAGGCAATTTTATCATGATTTTGAGTGGCGTGCTTTTCCGGCTCGGCTTTTTTGATTTTTGGGCATTGGCAGCGGTCCTGATCGGCGGATATTTTCTTAATGGAATCGGCTGGTATTTGATCGGACGTATTGGCGGAAATGTAATTGTTGAGAAATTTATGAAGCGCAGGAAATTCGGCAGCAAGGTAATAGATAAATTGGAATTGTATTTCCAAAAACATAGCACTAAAACTATTTTTTTAACCAGAATTACTTATGGCATAAGTATGTTTACATTTATGATTGCCGGAAGCCTAAAAATGAATTTGAAAAAGTTTTTAAGCGCGAGTTTTATTGCAACAATTGTCTGGGTTCTAATAATGGTTAGCTTGGGCTATGGCTTTGGAGTCGGACTTCAATCATTAAGTAGAGTTACCACAGGCATTACATTTGGCCTGATTGTTGTTATAATTATCTTGATAATTCTGGTTTCGTTTTCCTTTATCGCCTGGATGAGATATCTTGCCAGAACCCAATTTGTAAAGGATTTGGAAAATCACAAATCGCCTTTTTTAAGCAAGATCGGAGAAATAATAACAAAATCATTTCATCGTAAAGATAAAAATATTAATTAA
- a CDS encoding endonuclease Q family protein — MQYICDFHTHSKYSRATSKQADIDNFGKWAKIKGVDVLGTGDFTHPLWFRGLKERLIPAEDGLFKLKPSNGNNHNGNNHNETRFILTTEISSIYSKNGKTRKIHNIIFAPSFEVVEKINTHLGWIGNLKSDGRPILGLDAKELAKIVLGISPDCMVIPAHAWTPWFSIFGHFSGFDSIEECFEEYSKYIYAIETGLSSDPEMNWRWSKLDNITLISNSDAHSPHKIGREANIFEGEKISYNLITEAIKRKSDELKLVRTLEFFPEEGKYHWDGHRDCGVVLSPEESLKYNNLCPVCGKMMTIGVMNRVCQLADRKDDTKPANAIPFQKLIPLEEIIADVIGLGVGTKGVEAHYKNLIRVFGNEFNILLNVRKGELTGASSPEIAEGIEKVRQGKISIQPGYDGEFGKISVFGETEQRPKTNGGQEVLF, encoded by the coding sequence ATGCAGTATATTTGTGATTTTCATACACATTCAAAATATTCCAGAGCAACCTCAAAACAGGCTGATATTGATAATTTCGGCAAATGGGCGAAAATAAAAGGCGTTGATGTTTTAGGAACCGGCGATTTTACCCATCCTTTGTGGTTCAGGGGATTAAAAGAAAGATTAATACCTGCAGAGGATGGGCTTTTCAAATTAAAACCTTCAAACGGCAATAATCATAATGGCAATAATCATAATGAGACCAGATTTATTTTGACCACGGAAATTTCCAGCATTTATTCAAAAAACGGCAAAACCAGAAAAATTCATAATATTATTTTTGCTCCGTCATTTGAAGTTGTAGAAAAAATCAATACTCATTTGGGCTGGATTGGAAATTTGAAATCAGACGGGAGGCCGATTCTGGGTTTGGATGCGAAAGAACTGGCAAAAATTGTTTTAGGTATTTCTCCGGATTGCATGGTAATTCCGGCTCATGCCTGGACTCCCTGGTTTTCTATTTTTGGTCATTTTTCGGGATTTGATTCAATTGAAGAGTGTTTTGAGGAGTATTCTAAATATATTTATGCGATTGAAACTGGTTTGTCCAGTGACCCGGAAATGAATTGGCGCTGGTCAAAATTGGATAATATCACTTTAATTTCCAATTCCGATGCGCATTCACCACATAAAATCGGCCGCGAGGCGAATATTTTCGAAGGAGAGAAAATAAGCTATAATTTAATTACTGAGGCAATAAAAAGAAAGTCCGACGAATTGAAACTTGTCAGAACTCTTGAATTTTTTCCCGAAGAAGGGAAATACCATTGGGATGGGCATCGGGATTGCGGAGTTGTGCTTTCTCCTGAAGAATCGCTGAAATACAATAATCTCTGCCCGGTTTGCGGAAAAATGATGACTATTGGCGTAATGAATAGAGTTTGCCAATTAGCCGACAGGAAAGACGACACGAAACCGGCAAATGCGATCCCTTTTCAAAAATTAATTCCTTTGGAAGAAATAATCGCTGATGTTATAGGTTTGGGAGTCGGCACTAAAGGCGTGGAAGCGCATTATAAAAATTTGATTAGGGTTTTTGGCAATGAATTTAATATTTTGCTTAACGTGAGAAAAGGAGAACTCACAGGAGCAAGTTCTCCGGAAATTGCCGAAGGCATAGAAAAAGTCAGGCAGGGGAAAATTTCAATCCAGCCGGGATATGACGGGGAATTCGGTAAAATCAGCGTTTTCGGCGAAACAGAACAGAGGCCGAAGACCAATGGAGGGCAAGAAGTTTTATTTTAA
- a CDS encoding O-antigen ligase family protein: MLLKIEKLLFYLFLFLIPFQIRIFLNNNGEWNSIFIYLGDLIFLAVLVLWIINNKIPSHKLAIKNKKNIFLFLFLLIAFISVFVSSGTKISAFRFLKLLEFAILFIYIFHKKEAKILHILFYSGILQGILAITQFIKQGSINIKFIEAGVFSPDSPGVANFILNGDRILRSYGSFSHPNVLAGFLLMTIFAFYAIWQKKPINILRCIGFAVLVFAMFLTFSRTAIVVFGVMSLIFFLFEFFKLRKLEHTEQRLIDGKKLIKLFLLFIVSCLLAVMILFPCIKARFFTISLGEQAVDLRIFYNKMAIEMIKEKPILGIGVGNFVNYSQNYSAYLRAASKMIDVPRQDSGQLVPSWIYQPVHNIYLLIASEIGILGVLAFLGFVAIVLLDEIKKKSAFLLLTISFLILALLDHYFWTLQSGGIMFWLALALTQKE, translated from the coding sequence ATGTTGTTGAAGATTGAAAAACTTTTATTCTACCTTTTTCTTTTTTTAATTCCTTTTCAGATAAGAATTTTCCTGAATAATAACGGGGAATGGAATTCTATCTTTATTTATCTGGGCGACCTGATATTTCTTGCGGTCTTAGTGCTTTGGATTATCAATAATAAAATTCCGAGCCATAAATTAGCCATCAAAAACAAAAAAAATATTTTTTTGTTTTTATTTTTATTAATTGCTTTTATTTCGGTGTTTGTCAGCTCGGGGACAAAAATCAGCGCATTCAGATTTCTGAAATTATTGGAGTTCGCAATCTTGTTTATTTATATTTTTCATAAAAAAGAAGCAAAAATTCTTCATATTTTATTTTATTCCGGTATTTTACAGGGAATTTTGGCAATTACGCAGTTTATCAAGCAAGGAAGCATTAATATAAAATTTATTGAAGCAGGAGTTTTTTCGCCTGATTCGCCGGGAGTGGCGAATTTTATTTTAAATGGGGACAGAATTTTGCGCAGTTATGGAAGTTTTTCGCATCCGAATGTTCTGGCAGGTTTTTTACTAATGACAATTTTCGCGTTCTACGCAATATGGCAGAAAAAACCAATAAATATTTTAAGATGTATTGGTTTCGCAGTTCTAGTTTTTGCAATGTTTTTAACTTTTTCCCGCACAGCGATTGTGGTTTTTGGAGTGATGAGTCTGATATTTTTCCTTTTTGAATTTTTTAAATTAAGAAAATTGGAACATACAGAACAAAGATTAATAGACGGGAAAAAACTGATAAAATTATTTTTATTATTTATTGTCTCATGCCTTTTGGCAGTAATGATCCTCTTTCCTTGTATCAAGGCCAGATTTTTTACCATATCCTTAGGAGAACAGGCAGTTGATTTAAGGATTTTTTACAATAAAATGGCGATTGAAATGATAAAAGAAAAGCCGATTCTTGGAATCGGTGTTGGAAATTTTGTAAATTACTCGCAGAATTATTCAGCATATCTAAGAGCTGCGAGCAAAATGATTGATGTCCCTCGACAAGACTCGGGACAACTCGTTCCGAGTTGGATATATCAGCCAGTGCATAATATTTATTTATTAATCGCATCGGAGATTGGGATTTTGGGAGTATTAGCGTTTTTGGGATTTGTGGCGATAGTTTTATTGGATGAAATTAAAAAGAAGTCAGCTTTTTTATTACTTACTATAAGTTTTTTAATTCTTGCCTTGCTTGACCATTATTTTTGGACTTTGCAGTCCGGCGGGATTATGTTCTGGCTGGCGCTGGCATTAACGCAAAAAGAATAA
- a CDS encoding DNA cytosine methyltransferase, whose translation MIKKKKLKVIDLFSGVGGLSYGFAHDDNFEIVAANEILPNMAKAYSLNHQTAKVYVEDIKDFNAQKIEKDLNIKANEIDIIVGGPPCQAYSTVGKRLIDDPRGKLFQEYYRVLKEFNPKLFLFENVKGLLSMQGGELLKTIISLFESLGYKVQYKLLNAADYGAPQIRERVVIIGSKLETNFQYPEPTHYNPEETPDLFNKELKPYLTLEEAISDLPFIKSSEESFEYSSEPQNDFQKFMRKNAPTKLMDHNSPNNNPKLVKIMELLPDGGTPEDLPENLRPTSGFKNTYCRLWWKRPSTTITRNLSTPSSSRCIHPKAPRPLTTREGARIQCFPDDYKFYGSRSDRNLQIGNAVPTLLSIALAESILDNFFRDKPLQRFVTK comes from the coding sequence ATGATTAAGAAAAAGAAATTAAAAGTTATTGATTTATTCTCTGGTGTTGGTGGTTTAAGTTATGGCTTTGCTCATGATGATAATTTTGAAATAGTGGCAGCAAACGAAATTTTACCAAATATGGCAAAAGCATACTCTCTGAATCATCAGACGGCAAAAGTCTATGTCGAAGATATAAAAGATTTTAATGCACAAAAAATTGAAAAAGATTTGAATATCAAAGCGAACGAGATTGACATTATCGTTGGTGGACCGCCTTGTCAGGCATATTCAACTGTTGGAAAAAGATTGATTGATGACCCAAGAGGAAAACTTTTTCAAGAATATTATCGGGTTCTAAAAGAATTTAATCCTAAACTTTTTCTTTTTGAGAATGTAAAAGGGCTTTTATCAATGCAAGGCGGCGAATTATTAAAAACAATCATTTCACTTTTTGAATCGCTTGGATATAAGGTGCAATATAAACTTTTGAATGCCGCCGATTATGGCGCGCCACAAATCAGAGAAAGGGTTGTTATTATTGGTTCAAAACTTGAAACTAATTTTCAATATCCAGAACCTACACATTACAATCCGGAAGAAACGCCCGACCTATTCAATAAAGAACTCAAACCATATTTAACGCTTGAAGAAGCAATAAGTGATTTACCATTTATTAAATCAAGCGAAGAAAGCTTTGAGTATTCTTCCGAGCCACAAAATGATTTTCAAAAGTTTATGCGTAAAAATGCACCAACAAAATTAATGGATCATAATTCGCCAAACAATAATCCAAAATTGGTAAAAATAATGGAATTATTGCCAGACGGCGGAACGCCAGAGGATTTACCGGAAAACTTGCGCCCAACATCAGGTTTCAAAAATACTTATTGCCGTCTTTGGTGGAAAAGACCATCAACGACTATAACCAGAAATTTAAGTACTCCCTCATCATCAAGATGTATTCATCCGAAAGCACCAAGGCCACTAACAACGAGAGAAGGTGCAAGGATTCAATGTTTCCCCGACGACTATAAGTTTTATGGATCGAGAAGTGATAGGAATTTGCAAATTGGGAATGCCGTACCGACCCTTCTATCAATCGCATTGGCAGAATCAATATTAGACAATTTTTTTAGAGACAAACCATTACAAAGATTTGTAACTAAATAG